TTTAAGTGACGTTCAATGTGAGGATTATATAATGATGTAAGAAACTTTTTAAATAAACAATTCAATTAGCAATTTATTTAGGCGTAGCTtgctatatttaattatttgtaatttttttagttacgtgtatttttttgaaaattgcttataagttttcaaattttaattgtgtGTATTTTGAATTTGTTATGCTTATGtccaattttattttgttattttaatttatctgtaatttttctttctatttatttttttattcaatgtGATTTGTTAAAATTACAAtataacttttaaaattttaattatctatatttttttttatttttaaatacaaattattaaattgaattaaaaaattaattcaaaaagaGTAAGGAACAGCACATATAAAATCAATCGTTTTGAAAAGACGATTAAATCACGAGGATAAATAAATCTCAAAGTTAAATCTAAATGTAACAAATCTGTTTTTTATTATAGAACATAAATTATTTtagaattattttatataaaaagtcCATACATTTTGATAAACTAGAtaaatgcacgtgcgttgcacgtagaGAAATAGAGATAATTTGTATATGATAATCTTATTTAAATATGTTGGAATTATTTTTGCAATAAGAATAAGCTATTAatagattgataaataattatttggttaCAAATAAAATCATCACATTTTCTTGACTTTGATTTGAAGATCCCTGAAATCTTTTTGTACCCATCGATTTTTATCTTCTTAGCTCTTTTTTTATAGGCAGCAATTGGTTCGTCATCTCGAATCTCTATTCCATCTTCATCTTCATCTTCATGGATCTTTATGTTTCTTTTGATGCTTGATTCATTTGACTTTTCTACCTTTGGCGGTACATTGCTTTGTTTAGTTTGCTTGATAATCTTCCGAGATCTCCGTTTCCTGATATTGACATTTGTTGTTGGATAATTGTCATGTATCTCAATAGCTTTTGCCACAATCTTTAACACTCCATCACGTATTTCTACTGAATTATCCAACTTGAACAAGAATGTGTGGAGCTTGGTTGACTTAGCAAATCTTTATATGGGTTATTTGGTaaattttgcattgcaaatttttattgttagattgaaaatttaaatattctatTTATGTAGATATAAAATCATTTGTTTGTTTTATCTTATACCTGGTCATGAATTTGAATGAAATCTCAATAGAACATCCAACAAAAGATGATGTAATTTTTCCAAATAATGTTATTCCTAGCGTCTCATTCCAATGTTCAATTGTGATTATTATTCTATACTTGCAACACAAAGAAGTAAAGTAGTGATCATCTCTCTCTTTCGTGGTCTAAAACTTGGGTTGGGtatttgtattttttattaCCTTGGAATGATCTTAATTAGATAGTTGATGCAATTGGCACAACTTTCTTTGTTGTTTGTTTTTGTAGCAGCTTGGAAACAATGATCACATGCTTCATACCATGGAGTAGCTTTGTTTTCGATTTCCTTTATCTTGCTCCATATCAAATAGTAGTTGTTCTATGTTAAATAAAAAGCATTTCAAATCTTGGTTTAGTTTGAATGTTAgttgttaaaatttttaatatttagcaTGGGCAAATTATCTGGTTTTTGTTTTGTATCATTTTAGTAATTAAAACTATTAAGATTCATAAACAGTAAATTTTGCAGTACCTCCATCAACATAGCTCGGTTTTTGTTACATCATCTAATGTCACTTGTTTGGCGTCTGTGAGTGTCCTCGTAACCCAAAGTTCTTTTAACTTATCTCGTTTTTTGTCTGCATCCAACCtacaaatttattataaataatagtcTTTAAGCATTCatatattataataaacaaAATGTCCAATGTTTTTATCTAGTTTCTAACatcattttatatatttaaaaagaaagtTGTCATGCTAGAATAATTTTTGTGACAAAATAAGTAAGTTCAtacaatttatataataaaatgtaTGACTCACAAATACGAAGAGTTATAAATTCAGAAATATGTACCATGTTTTTATTTCTTTGGCGGTGTCCATAGTGGATTAAGAATCATTGCAATTGTCGACGTAGTTTGTAAATGTTGTGCATGTGTTTCATTTTTTCGATTTACACCACATATTAGTCATTTTTgctttaaaaaaacatttaagaaatgaagaaagaaggtttgttttataatatactGAGAAAGATTTGCATGGTCAGATTGGAAAATTCAACAGTAGGATGTTCATACTCAATGCGCTTCATCAATTGCCCTTCGTGCATTGCCAAGTCGTCCCACATAGTGACAGAAATAGTttctgttacgccttaaacgcatacaaatctcgaggatgagattaatgtttttaatgctgtaacatatcccaaagtttttgttttgatgataccaaaacttagcttaaaaatgtactaatgttttatattgaggcatgcaggaaattaagaacaaagttaagttcggaagatccgaagttggttcggacgttccgaaacggtgccgatcagaagcaaagtggaagctgttcgaaagctgcgaggagccagttcggacggtccgaagacgtgatcggacgttccgaacacaagcaatcaaatcacttgaatgcggagacaaattgatctgactgttgattgagtaagatttcggacgctacgaaggacatgatcggacgctacgaagtgttgaagatttcaaatctctggaaacgcgggaatgttcggacggtacgaacttgagttcggaccttccgaagctggtcatacactgtctgaaagaaccgttcggaagaaacgaagatggatcggtccctccgaagcatatgttcggaccctacgaagtcaagaacggacgatccgaagtcatcccagaattacgcaaattgatttcaatcacatcggacgttccgaatcataaacagaagatccgaaccttggcgtccaagactagtataaataggcctttgaggatgcattttcaaacatcccactccactctctcttgtctcttacaaagctttctactatctcttgtgtgcgttgattaaaagagttgtaatatcaaaagagttgtagaaaaagagtgaaagtaatactctcgagtgggttgtaaagttcgtggctatccttggagccctcaaggccaagtagacgcatcgaggcgtggttgtaaaagctagcttggagctcctaaagccaagtcgatatagtgatacctcgatcctcatcgagaaggggagacgtagacgattcttcgtcgaacttccataaacatctctatccctctttactttacgcatttactttactacgcatttattttacgcattcattttatttgtgattgtccctcaagtcttccgcttgcaatttttgcaaactcgttttaaaaacgctaaagggcccaaaagaacctattcaccccccctttaggttcttcaagtggtatcagagcaaggtttttcaaaatcttttaaatggccaatctagcaagcgagtatgcccaaggacaatccacaaatcgtccccctcttttcaatggtactaattacggatattggaaaaataaaaaatctctatacatccaatccgtcgattacgacctttggaaaataacggtgaaaggtccctatatccccatgaaaacggtggataataaggaaattcctaagggaatggatgacttcaccaaggacgatatgaaacttatctctcaaaatgctaaagctatgaatattcttcattgttctctagatatgaatgaatacaaccgaatctcggcttgcacctccgccaaagagatttgggacaaattggagatttgccacgagggaaccaatcaagtcaaagaaacgaagatagaccttctccaactcaagtacgagacctttgagatggaacccaaggaggatatcgacaccatgttccggcggctcacccaaatcatcaatgagcttgcccaacttggtgagaactacccaactaaacaagtgtggaggagagcccttcgagcattaccggcggaatgtgatgcaaagcgcacggctatcattgaatccaacaagggagacgcggcatcctacgaccttgatcaacttcatgggaccctaaagacccatgaacttgaagtatctacccggaaggagacaaagaaagatgacgacaaagtaaaggcgaaagggatcgccttgaccagtcaacttgaagatagcgacgatgaagaaatggcactcctcactagaaagttcaaaagattcatgcggagttccaacttcaacaagaaagacaaaaagtttgagaaggaagtgacctgctacaactgtcaacaaaagggtcactatgcaaacgagtgtccctccaagaagaaggccgacaaagacaagaaaaaggcccttctagccacgtggagcgacagcgacaacgaagaggagtctaccctatgcttcatggcgaaggaagatcatctgaccgactcggatgacgacgaggtaccctcttacgatgaattactctccgcttacactagtatgtacaataaggctaagtcacttagaaatgagaataaacaacttaaaactgaactagaagctaggatgcatgacaacactaagctcaaaacaaacctaagagacttagagaaagccttcaacaagttcaatgtgagtagcggtaaactagaaaacctcttgagcatgcaaaggtgtaacttcgacaaaggaggtctaggatatgaaaagaaatcagtcaacttcgctagtcttatcgcaaaggcaaaaccaagaacaccaccaacatgcacttactgttgtaagataggccacataagacctaaatgcaagaaacttagacaccaacacaacaagaatagttattggaaatggatccccaaatccccaactactactaacctcaaaggacccaaagaaacgggtaccaactatcaaactgtatctcaaccttgtagggacaaaggggagacaagtcatcgagcacttggtatcttgacagtggatgctctcgacacatgacgggagaaaagaagctgctacaatccattcgaccaaaagaaaagggatcggtgaccttcggagacaacagcaaagggatcatagaaggacatcggctcaataggtatatctaactctactattattgatgatgtacttcttgtgaaagggcttaaacataacctcctaagcattagtcaattgtgcgataggggttatgaagtcaaattcacaccacacgattgcactgtatcactcacaactgacaaaaccattagtttcaaaggttatagaagtgaaaatgtttacaaggtcgatttaaagatttcatctttttcaaaaataaaaagccttgtaacattagatgttgatgacaacattctttggcatagacgacttggtcatgttgggatgagcaccatagaaaaacttttaaaacttgacctagtttccggaatgccaaagctgaatttaaaattagattctttttgtgatgcttgtcaacttggtaaacacacaaaggaatctttcaaaaataaaaattttgtatccacttctatgccccttgaattacttcacctagatttatgtggtccctcgaggacaactagtctaggaggaaaatcttatgcttttgtcattgtagatgatttttcacgttttacttggacattgtttttagcccacaaaaatgatgcctttgatcatttcaaaatttttgtcaaaaaggttgaaaatgagaaaaatcttttgatcaaacaaatccgtagtgaccacggaacggaatttcaaaatgaaaatttttcaattttttgtcaaagcaaaggcattggtcacaacttttcttgtcctagaactcctcaacaaaacggtgtcgttgagaggaagaataggaccctagtagagattgcaaggaccatgctatgtgagcattctctaccaaaatatttttgggctgaagcaatgagttctgcttgttacatcatcaatcgcgtatcaataaggccaattctcaagaaaactccatacgaactatggagagggagaaagcctaacatttcttacttccgcgcttttggatcaaaatgcttcatccacaaaaatggtaaggacaacctgggtaagttcgatgctaaatcggacaaaggtatctttcttggttactctacttctagcaaagcatatagagtctttaataaacgtactttactagttgaagaatctattcatgtcatatttgatgaaactaacccttgcttgcctagacctgttgtttccgatgatgatgatatagatatccttggcgaaaagttggagtccacaagcctagatgatgttcctaaagatcaagaggacgcacctcttccgaaggagtggactacacacaaggatcatcccatggacctcatcattggtagcccatcgaagggagtatctactcgctcttctaatatgtgcaattatcttgcttttctttctcacatagagcctaagaacatagaagaagctttacttgatgattcttggattattgctatgcaagatgaactaaatgaatttagaaggaataaagtttggaatcttgtacctagacccactgatagacctgtcataggaactaaatgggtatttaggaacaagttagatgagcatggtacaatcactagaaataaagctaggctagtagctaaaggatatagtcaagaagagggaattgattatgatgagacttatgcccctgttgctagactagaatccattcgcatgctacttgcttttgcttgctctagagactttaaattgtttcaaatggatgttaaaagtgcttttcttaatggtgatttgaaagaagaagtgtatgttgagcaacctgttggttttgaagatgtgcacttatctgattatgtgtataaacttgataaggctttgtatggtttgaaacaagctcctagagcttggtatgagaaattatctacctttttgttgtctaatggtttttgtaggggtaaagttgatattaccttatttaccttgactaaaaataatgatttgctgatagtacaaatatatgtagatgatattatttttggtgctactaatgaacacttgtgtagagatttttccaagcttatgcaggatcactttgagatgagcatgatgggcgagctcaactacttccttggtctccaaatcaagcaatgcaaggatggtttctttgtcaaccaagggaagtacatcaaggatatgctaaaaaagtttgggatggagtcttccaaagcctcatccacacctatgagcacgacagtcagactcgacaaagatgagggaggtaaacctgttgaccaaaagttatttcgtagcatgattggctccctactctatgcgactgctagtagacctgacattatgtttagtgtttgcttgtgtgcacgatttcaatcatgtccaaaggaatcacacttattcgccttaaaacgcattttcaaatatctttcaaatactccaaatctcggattatggtattctaagaactcatttttcgatttaaaagcttactgtgatgccgactttggaggatataaggtggatagaaagagcactagtggaacttgtttctttttgggaaattgcttggtgtcatggttttctaaaaaacaaaactgtgttgcactttcaacgaccgaggccgagtatatggctgccggtagttgttgtgcacaaattctttggatgaagtatcaattactcgactatggtgttactttttcaaaaattccaatcttttgtgataatacaagcaccatatgtctaacaaagaatccagttcaacattctcgtactaaacatattgacattcgacatcatttcattcgtgatcacattgagcaaaatgatgttgaacttcactatgttgacaccaagaatcaaattgctgatatttttacaaaaccactagatgaatctacttttactcgtttgcgtggtgaacttggcatgattgagttgtaaacactagtcgaatactctcgtacatatttgttaaattgaggaggagtattattaatgtgagcattataatgtcggataatacaaattaattgtatttatccataattatggctcaacattcatttatgtgctaaatattttaaattttattagtggatattttacctgtttatttgtctctctttatgtttatgtctttttgcttatcacaaaaagggggagaatttatttggttaaaattgctattaaatggttattaaataaattcgccttaattcaacctcttagacttgttatttgattaagggggagttatttaataataatttagattatgttgattattgtttctcaatttttaaccaagttttgtgatcatcaaaaagggggagattgttacgccttaaacgcatacaaatctcgaggatgagattaatgtttttaatgctgtaacatatcccaaagtttttgttttgatgataccaaaacttggcttaaaaatgtactaatgttttatattgaggcatgcaggaaattaagaacaaagttaagttcggaagatccgaagttggttcggacgttccgaaacggtgccgatcagaagcaaagtggaagctgttcggaagctgcgaggagccagttcggacggtccgaagacgtgatcggacgttccgaacacaagcaatcaaatcacttgaatgcggagacaaattgatctgactgttgattgagtaagatttcggacgctacgaaggacatgatcggacgctacgaagtgttgaagatttcaaatctctggaaacgcgggaatgttcggacggtacgaacttgagttcggaccttccgaagctggtcatacactgtctgaaagaaccgttcggaagaaacgaagctggatcggtccctccgaagcatatgttcggaccctacgaagtcaagaacggacgatccgaagtcatcccagaattacgcaaattgatttcaatcacatcggacgttccgaatcataaacagaagatccgaaccttggcgtccaagactagtataaataggcctttgaggatgcattttcaaacatcccactccactctctcttgtctcttacaaagctttctactatctcttgtgtgcgttgattaaaagagttgtaatatcaaaagagttgtagaaaaagagtgaaagtaatactctcgagtgggttgtaaagttcgtggctatccttggagccctcaaggccaagtagacgcatcgaggcgtggttgtaaaagctagcttggagctcctaaagccaagtcgatatagtgatacctcgatcctcatcgagaaggggagacgtagacgattcttcgtcgaacttccataaacatctctatccctctttactttacgcatttactttactacgcatttattttacgcattcattttatttgtaattgtccctcaagtcttccgcttgcaatttttgcaaactcgttttaaaaacgctaaagggcccaaaagaacctattcaccccccctttaggttcttcagttTCCAttctaaacaaaataatttatatgttaTAGATTTTAAgatatgcatgtttatatgtgtcatttttttatttaagtttaccTTATGTTGAGAAGCATAACTTGTCTCCTTTGACCTTCTGTTTTATCTGGTCTGATAAAATTGCTTAATGGCATTACTTTATTTGGTATATCGATCACATCTGTACACATTTCATCGGTGTTATGAATATAAATATGACTTTTATTTTCAGATggaaaaattatttattcaagTTAAGGGAACTTGCACAGAACTTTTTTTGCATTCATGATATTGGCGAGTTCGTCAAATTCCTTGAATTTAAATGTTAGGTGTGGCATCTTTAGCATCCGAGGTAGCTCTGAAACTATGGTATTCTTTTGTAAATTCAGCCCAAATTTGGGGTTGATATTTGAATATCTGGAGTCTATGCATTTGATAAGAGAGTTGTATATTGTATACCACTTAATGGTTTAAAATAACTTGCGAAAATATTCATTGACATTTGAGAAAATCAATCCATGAATCATTGTACCCTgttttttgcaaaaaaaaaaaaaaaaaaaaaaaaagaagtaagAAATATTAATTTGATGGTAAAATACGTGAGTATGAATATTAAACTTGAGGCAAAAGTAAAATTAAATATgtctgtttaatttttttttcaaaggtAAATAAATGAGCCTATGctgagaaataatatttttttattactcTGACGGTGGAATTATGTTTTTACATTGTTTTgcggtatatatatattttagttATAGCAAAACTTAGAAATATAAAAGCTAATAattatcaaaaataaaaaagaaatataaaGGCTAATTATTTTCatatgaaatatataatattacaaaaataaaataaaattaattattatctaattaaatttattattttgttggTTTTGTTTTGACAAATATATCCCTATCTGAACAatataaactttatttttaatttttatatgcgaataaaaaaatgatttgcATCTCATTTTGGTTCAATTTCTTTTCAACTTTTTCAGTTTGGATTTATGGTTTTTTCGAGTCACATTAAAGTTAACACCCCTATATCAAAATCAGTGACTTGCTGATACATTTTGAACTATGTCGTATCTGGTTTTTATAacgaaaacaaaaaataaatatattgtcctaaattatttttcacatAGGAATTTTTTGCtaactcaaaattttaaaaaaaaaattatcacttTTTGTGTttcatatataaattaatttatatgtaatataattaaatgaagaactaattattaattttttaacagTAGCACGTTTATGAGACAAAAAATGGTAATATAAGATAATTTTAAATGATCGTattctattttaaataaaaatattataaattagttTGAACATCAAATTTATTGAGGGAAAAATAATTTGGTCGATCTGATTTAGTTGATATTATCTTGAAGAAACATtaattatcaaattataattgaaTGTTTTTTATGAAAAACTGGTTGAAGTAGTAATTAATCaaattgattaaataataattctgGAATTTTTAAAGAAAGATTAAAAGAATAAGATAAAATTTGTCATAATTTGTGTTGTGCAgttttacataaaaaatataataataataaatcatagGCGTAATATTTCAATTAATGAAGATGACATCGTTTCTAGAGTAGATTGTTCGaatgataaaaattatattaacagAAGATATCTACTTTTAAAACACACAACTTTAATATcatatgtgtatgtaggttTTCAACTTCAGAAATCaaactattattttaatttttaaattgtcATTTTCATCAACTAACAAAAAGCATAATATTTCAATTAATGAAGATGACATCGTTTATAGAGTAGATTGTTCGAATGATAAAAATTATATGAACAGAAGATATCTACTTTTAGAACACACAACTTTAATATcatatgtgtatgtaggttTTCAACTTCAGAAATCaaactattattttaatttttaaattgtcATTTTCATCAACTAAcaaaaagttttttttaataaattgtcgctaaaaaaaatcaacaaagtGTGGTATACATAGTCAAAATGCATACTGCTTCCAACTTCCAAGTGACCATAATCGATCAAACATGTAGAAAACATAATATAAGCAATAGGTACTATAACATATGTCacaggattttttttttttttttgaaaaagaagTTGAGATGTTTAACAGTTATTTACTGTTGTGAAACAATGTGATGAAAAAAATGAGGTGgtcaaatatgtatatataaaagtGAGTGAAAGAGAGTGTACATGCATGAAAATGAGTGAAAAagtcaaataaataaatacaaggATAACCAATTAAAGATGAGGAAGAGAAAGTGCCACCATGGTACAAATTTAATGATGACAACTAATTAATGAGGACAATAGAGTAAAATCACAATTCAATccgtatatttatatagatatagatatagataataataatGACAGTCGTTGCCAAAGAAGGCCTGTTAATATATGTCTTATTTTGCATGCACTAGACAAAACCATTAATACAAAAAATCACCCCATTGAGACTCCACTTAGCCCAACTAATCAACAAATTATAGTGTATTCATCCACCAACTCCATTCAATCAGCTCCACTTGATTAATTATACAAATTATTCCCCCTACTATATATACATACTTAAAATCCAGTGTAAATCCACTCAAGAAATTATTCTGAAAAACATTAGCTTCCACACATTCAAAATGGTTCAAGTTTTCAAACTTACATCCaaaacaatcaaatcaatctTTTGTTTCTTGCTGCTAGTAACTACAATGGCGAACTCTGTACGAATTCTTGATGAAGTCAGCCCACAAATTCCACTCCCAGATGACGCTCCCAATACGTCTGATGCTACACCACCGGAGATTGACAACCCTGGCGTGGCATCCGTGGTGGCGCCTACCACAACTCAGTCAAGCCCTCCCGCCACCGTTGTGCCATCAAATCCTTCTATCGAGGCACAACCCACTGCTCCTGTCATAGATCCCGTTCCTGGGACTGACGACACTCAGACATCACCAATCAGTACTGCATCACCTGTAACCACCCCTGCTACCACATCACCTGGCGGAGCCACTGGATTAACTGGTGGAGCTGCCACAACCGGCCACCCTACATTGTCCTTTTTCATGCACGACATccttggtggttcaagcccgtCTGGCCGGGTGGTGACTGGCATCGTGGCCAACTCTGACACCAACAGCCTCCCATTTTCAAAGCCCAACAACCAAATCTTCCCCATCAACGGCGGGGT
This is a stretch of genomic DNA from Primulina eburnea isolate SZY01 chromosome 11, ASM2296580v1, whole genome shotgun sequence. It encodes these proteins:
- the LOC140804414 gene encoding dirigent protein 24-like, whose translation is MVQVFKLTSKTIKSIFCFLLLVTTMANSVRILDEVSPQIPLPDDAPNTSDATPPEIDNPGVASVVAPTTTQSSPPATVVPSNPSIEAQPTAPVIDPVPGTDDTQTSPISTASPVTTPATTSPGGATGLTGGAATTGHPTLSFFMHDILGGSSPSGRVVTGIVANSDTNSLPFSKPNNQIFPINGGVPLNTINGVINNNNFPSLVGLNGSPTNTLLQNNGNNNIVNGGNNQAFVTAGQLPAGVTLQQLMFGSVTVVDNELTEGHELGSVVLGKAQGFYLASSSDGSSHTLALTTMFHGHDHEIDDTISFFGVHRTASPISHIVVIGGTGIYENARGYATIETLPHEDQHTTDGLETITHFTVYLTP